TCGAACGATTTGTTaataaaggaattattatagttaagataaaaggataagtaatacgtaattaaaatagtagtataCTATAAGCGGTAAGTCGTCTAGCGAACGTATACGCCTCTCGGGCTTCGGCTTAGAGAGAAACGCACGTATTCGGGGCGCAATTagactaataaaaagctcttttttaactacgctagatttaataatttccgaggagtttaggtatataaattatatatattagaggaTTAGGAAGCAATCGGAAGGAGGGGATACCAAAATTTCTATAcgaataattatagtaaaagctatgctaaaattttagtatacggcTTTGGGCACTTCCGAACAGGGGATTAACTATAGATTCTACTACTAGTTCTCGCTAGCGGGGGACCTAGCCcctattctagccttttctattataaaagtaaaagactACTAATGTTAGATTACGAggtagaaaaggggccctattaggtagttaggtaggggtagtaggtaggcagtctagGCCCGTGCAAacggacccttctacctacctatacccactgagggaccgcgggctctgcccacgatcttcccctcctatacacacgcaatagacctatactaacctattgaCCTAGTCGCGACCAAAAGGTCTAACCTGCCTACGTGTATACCAACATATAGAATATCGACTCACAAACTCATATACTCCCGTCTATCATTATGTCGTGGCTGTCAAGAGGGTTTCCCTAGCCTTGGTCTTTAAGTCTGAGAAATCAAACCCCATATAGCAAGCTAAAGTGAGTTAGAAGACGAAGCTTGTTTTCATTATTCCATATTTGAGACTCTCGCAAACTCACCGAGTGAATCCGGATTTGAGTTCGCTCGCATCAAACAACAGTCTCAACTTGTGTACCGTACCAACTACCTGAGACTGTACGACCTTTCCCACAATGATCGACGTCTCTATAAAACCCTGAACTTCCTAGTTACGCATTCTTCAGACTGTTAGAGTTATTTGTTGACCAGTACCTCCTAACTTAGTGACATATTTTCAGATGTGATGACTGGCATACCAATTTCGAGTTTGCCGACCCCAGTTTTGGAATGATGCGAATGCCCAGAAAGGATACTCATCATCAGTCTTGTGTGCTGTGCTTTCTACTTCATAACAGCTGCGATCATACGACCTACAATCACATCACATTCGGAGCGCTCGACATTACAATAAACCTTTAGGTCAGCCTAGAACTTGGTATTGGTTTCATAGCTATCATCGTTCCCTCGGTACGTCCAACCTTTTCCGGTAAGTTCTGAGGTTTGCAATCCAAACTTAGGCTCCGATGGGAAGATCCCTGAATACCGGCTAAGGAAATAATAATGCAGTTTGCCAGAGAAAACGGACTGTTCATTGAATTCCTCTCTCAATCATACGGACTCCAACTAGGACTTGGCAATTATCGGTTCCAATAGAGACACGGTCGAAAGAGCACCATAAAGCCGAATAAGACGTCGAGCTGTCAAGCCATGCAGAACTTTTGATTGTCGACATGGTATCGTGTAAAACGGTAGAAGAGAGTCTGATGACAGAGGTCTGGGGCGTAGCGCAATGCCTAAATACCTTAAAAGAGGCAGATGTTCGAGAAAGCTCATGTACCGGCATTAAGTGACGCTGAATACAACATGGGGTCTGAAGATCGCATATCAGGGCATCGCGGCACGCCTCGGACGATGAGCACAGGAGTACGCGAACGATGCTCGCTTGGATGTGGAAAAAATAGTCACTTATGTTTTTCTATATCTATTGAGGGTTTCTATTTTCCTGCCAAGACCACTTAATTCAGCTTTCTCAGGAGACAAATCCTTGCTAGGAGCTCCCGTCGGCGCATCCACCGCTTAGACTCTCGCGGCATCCTGACGGATTACAATGTTTGCCGTGTTTTGCTGGAAGAAGTCCTAATAGCAGCTAAATTGGCAAATTGGAGCCTACGAGCAACGTTTGCCAGCTGGAATGGAATGCCAAGTGTGGGCATATATCCTCGCAATATCTGGCAAGCCGACATGCCTGTTTCCTCTTGTTCTCCGACCATCAGGCGGAAAGACTGTGAGAGCTGGCTGGCACGGCCTAGTTGACCACACTTTCGCCCGTCGTGGAGCCTCTGATAGTAAGTGATCATGGAGCTCGGCATGCCCGAGCCGCTTCTGCGCCGTATGTGCCGGATAAGTCGGAAGGACCGGATGCCGCGGCCCGCCCTCTAGCAATGCTTCACGAGTGGATTATATGCCATGGCTAAGAGCGCTCTGAGGTAGCCCTGAGGAGTTTTCCGAGGCGTTTAATCGTCGGCGTTGTTGTCCTTGGCCGAAACACACGGGATCGTTTATAACTCGGCTGAGACGCAAGTTTCTGAATGATGATACTCTGTACCGGTATGTGTGCCGCGATCATAACCAAGACTTGCAGTATCTTTTCTTGTCATTTTCGTAATCTTCATAAAATCCTTCCCACATAACCCGATCAGCGCACCGGGGTCGATCAGGCTTgtcttcttcgtcgtcggGGCAGTCCGGCAAGGCAGCTTTCCATTGCGCATCCGAACGGGAGAGCCACGGCTTTGGCAACGGCCAATCGCTGAAGTGGACCAGATAGGCTCTTGATACCTCGGCCATGGCGTTCcattcctcgtcgtcgtcgggcGCAAGGTATTTCTGGTGCTCCTTGGCTCGGAATTCGCCGGTTAAAAGTGCAAGTCGACGATGCGGGAGGATCATGGCCGAGTCCTTGAACATGTGATTCATGACCTCCATGTCGAAATCCCCGGACTTGAGCGCCTCGCTCACAATCTTGTCATACCGCGACTTATTGGGCTCGATGAGCATGACATGGGAGCCAAGGACTTGCTTGACGACGGGCGTATCCTTCTCGTTCAGCCAGTAGGCGCGGGGGACGGCGACGGCTGCCATTGGGGCCAGAAAATAGTGATCCATGTTGTTCAAGACCTGCGAGTCGGAATCGAAGGCTAACACTCGTGTGTAATCTGTAAGATCGAAGGCGTGGAACTTGGTCAGGCTCTTGGACCATGTTGCCTCTCCCTTGTGTGTTGAGAGGAGACCAAAGGGCCGCAGGTCGAGGTCCGGTAGAGCCTTTTGGATGGTCTTGATAGCTTTGGCCTCCTTTGAATCCCCTTCCACCCAAGTTTTGGGAAAGATCAGGACCTGGTCGTGTTTTGCGCCGAAGCGGTGCAGGCGATTGAAGTTAATCACCTAATTGTCTGCGCATTAGCAAGAGGTCACCCGTGTATCACGCCGCCACCTAGAAAGCCATGGGGCAGACATACTGCATTACACAGGTAGTGAATGTCCGTCGCATACTGAACATAGGCAAATCGAGGTTCTAGCTGTTCGGTAGTCCAGAATGGCTTCAGCTCTGCAAGCGAGCCCGAGCTATTGAATGTGCCATTCTTTAGGACATTTTGTAGAGGGTTTGGTATGAAATTGTACTTGATCGACTGATAGCCCGTCAAAAAAACGAAGACAAAAATGGCGCAAGTCAGCGCAACGGCGCGCTTCGTCGATATGAACATGATCGACGACGAGGTGGAAGATGGATTGAGTTGACAGCCCACTTGATACCACGGAAGGATAGAGACTCAGATAGGGATTTGATTACCGTTTCTCAATCAACGTCCATGAACAGAGAAGTTGAATCAGGGGAAAAGTTACGAAAACCTTAACCTGCGCCAAAGGAACAGTTCCATGGCCTAGGATACCACCCTCCTTACTTGAGCCTTGTGCAGGCTGCAGCGATGCCCCTCCTCTTCAAGAAAGGAGGCTAACGGCATGAGGGACGATTTCCCGCTGACCTCGGAAAAGTAAATCTTCACCGTGAAGCACTACGATTGAGGCAGGGCTTCCTGGCGCGAAAGACCTCGTATCCAATGGCCCAAATGTCAGACGGGTGGGACGCGCACCTATTTAGGGATGAATGACAGTCTTAGTCTCTTGGGGGTTCTTGGGGCTCGACAAGGGTGGTTACTAGCGCAAATCTAACGTTGACGCGGAGTGCCCGGAGCCGAGGCCAAGCCGTCAGGACAGTCACTGTCAGTGTTTTGGGCCAATGTGGTTCGGAAGAAACGTGGTTTTTGAACAAGAATACAGCTTTCTCGTGGCTGAGGGCTTGATTGGGTCGATGTTGAATCCATCAAAAGTATTGTATCGATTGTTAACGTCAGTCCCAGCTCCCCGGTACCGAATATTGCCCAACTGGCAATTCCCTTTCTTGGGTGGCTTGACTATCGCTATTTTGGCTTGGGATGGGTCCCCCTGGCTTAAAGTTATGAAGTGGAGAGTGAGTCGATATGAATCACTGATCAACGAGTCAACAACACGAAAGGGTCAGCCCCCACTATGTCCCTGAGCTACCGCAACTTTCGGATAGCGGTTCCGGCACCGTGACCGCGGTAGGAATATTGCTGCCAGTGTCCAAACGAAGAACAGCAGAATGAGCACAATCACGATGAAAAAAGTACAAGATCAATGAGTATTCAAAGACGGACGATACTATGGCGCCAAACAACTTTGCGCGTCGCCGATACGCTCGAATCACAGCTGGCATTGTTCTTGCGATGGTAAGTTTCCATACCCCATTGCCTGTTGGCGAGGACAAGATCTGACAGAACGTTTGGAGCTCGTCTGTCAAAATGCGGCCAGCATATTGGTGAGTTGACAGCCTTTGACTGCGCCTAACTTGCAGTTCAATCATGGACAACTAGAATATGACTGATGGGGATCGGTAATTAGTTGCAGCACAAGGTGCAGAGCCGCCCGCAGGACAATTCCGCTCGGTATGAGCCTCTCAGTGCTGTTGTCCTTTCCGAGGCTTTGAAGTTGTTCATCTCCCTCGGGGGTGCTGCTTGGGCTTACAACAATACTGAAGACCGCTCGGCAATTACTTCCGGGTTTTTAGATTACGTGCGGAGCGGCCATGACAACGCTGCCATACCGGCTTTCCTCTACACGCTCTCGGCCACCAGCCAGAGTTTTGGGGCTTACCACCTCAGCATTCTGCCGTACCTGATGCTGTCGCAAGTGAAGCTCATCCTGACACCTATCTTCAGCAAAACCCTCCTGAAACAGACACTGCACCCTCATCAATGGGTGTGCCTGGTTATCATGGCAGCAGGAATAGTCATGGTACAGGTCGGTTCTCTACCGTCTTCATTGAGCGATGTCAACAGCAGTGACGCAGGCAAAGATAGGGCCTTCGGGATTGTCGCCATGCTGGTGGCTGGTTGCTGTAGCGCTTTCGCGGGTGTCTATATGGAAGCTGTCCTGAAGTCCTCAGATCGTAGTTTCATGGTTCGCAACGCTCAGCTGGCGGCATACGGCTGTTTATGTGCACTCGGCGGCTTCTTGTGGCAGTCAGACTTTAGCGCCAAAGGTTTTTTCCTTGGTTACACGACGCTGGTCTGGGATTTCGTTCTGCTGCAAGCCATGGGAGGGTTTCTCGTCTCTTGGGCGGTCCGTGTATCGAGCACCATTGCCAAGAATTATGCCCAGAGTTTGGGTTTCCTGTCAGCCTCGACGATTCCCTTACTCTCGTCACCTCACGCATTGAGCTTTGAGGTAAGGACACCAAGAGTCCTCGACTAAGATTTTCGAACCCTTGAACTGACTGGCTTGTAGTTGTACTCTGGTATCGCAATGGTTCTAGGAGGCGTATTCGGATCTCTCTGGAAGACCGAAATGCCTGTTGATTCCAAAGTAGACAGTGACGAAAGACCTAAAGAAGGATCAATAGTTTAATGACGACTGACACGTACGTTCATGGCCTACGGCTTCTCTTCCTAATCATCTCACTCGATAAAGCAGAGGTTCTGGATTAGAGACCATGGATGGTTTCACCACTtcgaatattctagtagatAGAGTGAGTTCCCTGATGTCCGTGAACTCGGGGGAGTAGTTGCCTTTACGGCCTCGCTCACATTTCTTTCCGCACTTGTGGCCAAGGAGCAGCACTTTGCTGAGATGATTCTTCCGCCCTCCTCGAAGAGCGCAGCTAAGGGTGCTGCCGCCGGAATGTCGATAAAATACAATAGGGACTGCCTAGACTATGCTGGATATCCACGCTTCTCACTTTCCGTGAAGAAGATGACCATGCGCCATAACTTTTTGACCATATCCTCTGCCTCGTCATCCAATGCCTGCGGTAAGTGTTAGAGACCCTACAAAGAGAAGAGAGGGGCATGGTATACGTACCGCTGCAAGCTCTTCCACCAGCTCGGAAGGCTTCCCGTGCTTCCGAAGATGCTCCTCCACGACCTCGACAAGCATCTCCTCTTGTACGCCTAGATACTCGACAATTTTCTTCTCGACAAACGGACGGAGCTTGTCGCGGATGATGGCATCGTCCAAGAAGTCCCACTGCACAGCCCAGTTCCATAGGCCGTCTTTCTCCGACGGGATTTCCTGGGCAAGAGCACGAACAGCCTTGCTAATCTCCTCCTCGGTCATCTTGTCCGCCGCAGTCGTAGGCTCGAACTGGATGGGGATAAGCTGTCTTCTCGTTGTGCTGTCTTGTTCCTCGTCGTCAAGAAGGCCCTCCACCTCAGCAACAGTCCGTCGTTGAGGAGCCACGCGCTGGGCTTGTGCGCGCTGAGCCGCAGCACCCAGCGACAACTTGAAGGGCGCTGGTGCGGACGCGGCTGCTTGTTGTCGCTGCTCCATCTCATGGGCTTGTTGGTCAAGGAAGGAGTCGGCCATGCCGCGCGCCCTCTCCATGTCTGCAGCCTCTCTCCGGCGCTCGTCCTCTTCAGCCCTCCGATCTGCCTCGTCCCTGGCTTGTTCGTCGGCTCGTTCGATTTGTCGCTTCTTGACCCAGCCCGCATGGTCGCGGTAGTACAAGTGGTTCTTCCTAGACGCTTCTCTTTCGTCATCCCAGGCCTTTTCCCGTTCAAGCTGCTCTTGTACGCGTCTCTCCAGCGTCTCCTCATCCTGCAATTCACGGTCCTTTTCTCTCTCCAAGGCTGCAGCACGGGAACGCTCTCTGTTGACCCATTTTCGCTCCGCCTCAAGATACATCTTTTCTTCCTCTGACTTTTGCTTCGAGAGCTCCCGCTGGTAGATCTCCTCGTCGTCGGCCTCCGTATCTTCGTCTTCGCGGTTGATAGACAATTCGGCATTCGAAATACCTCCGTTCACGAAGGATGTCGTGCGGGACCCATTCTGTCCTCTGGGGCCCGAGGGCGCGTTGTGCATCCCACGAGGTCCAACAGGAATATTGTTGGTGTTGGAAGGCGGCGGAGAATCCAGCCGTGATAACCGTGAGGGTCCATTGCGGTTCCGTTCCATCTCCTCCATCTCTTCCTCACGTTTGAGACGCTCCAGATCTCGCTTGTTGCTGCGTTCTCTGAATGCTGCGATCTCTGCGGCGACAACCTCTCTCATCTCCGCAGGGATATCTGCAAGCTCATCATCTTGAGCCAGAGGGATATTGACAACCTCGACGTTCTCTCCGGAGTTGCTCATTGACACATCGCCTTCGCCGTCGGCTGTGCTTGCGGATTTTGGATACACTAGGTCCCGGATGACTTGCTTCAGAGTATCCTTGGCAGTCTTTGTCCGAGATTCGGCACTACTATCATCGCCTCTGCCTTCTTTGTAGGATTCGATGTACTTGAGAGAGTTCGGGTCAATGGCGACTTGGAGCTTGACCATTTCAACTCCATCGAAAGAGTCGCCTTCCGATGATACACTGTCGGATGGGGTTTGTCGCTTCAGGGGGACCTCGATGTCTTGAAGCAGATCGCAAGCGGTTGCAAAGGAATCGGCATCCTCGTACTGCGCGAAGCCAAACTTTGCTCCTTTGCCGTCAGAAAGCACTGAAGTAGCGACGTCCCATCTCCGAAGTTTTCCGACAGAATTGAGGATGGATTCGATGCCTTCGTCGCCTCTTACGCCTTCAGGAATTTTATGGATGAATAATGTTCTCAACTTCTCCTCGTTGGTCGGCGGGACCAGGGACTGCATGTGCTCGCGTGCGGCAGCGCGGGACTGATCGTACCCGCGGTCCATACCCAATCCTTGTCGTCCGCCGCTCGGAGTATTGCTATCTTTTCTGCCGACATCAGGGCCGCCTGGCTTGCCACCTATAGTACCAAGACGAATGACGGGTGCACTGAAGTTGATATTTGGGAGGTTCGCGGGAGCTTGGAAGTTAGGCGGCAGGCCGCTTTGTCGGTTAGCTTGGGCATTGTTGGACTGCTGGACACCGGGAGGTGGTGCCATTCCCGGAGCGGAAGACATGCCTGGCGGAGGGCCTGAAGACGGGTTAGCAGAGCATCTTGGTATCAGAGCATTGTATTCCGAACCTAGACCAGGTGGAGGAGCCATGCCTGGGGCGCCATTGGACCCCGGGAAGCCACCATAAGTCGGAGGCGGCCCATACGGGTTTCCTGCTGCAGAGATGAGTGAGCAATAGGTTGCTTGGGGGTTCGAAGATTGACGCACCTCCATAAGGATTGTAGGACATGGTGGGAAAATCTACGGGGTTGCTGATGGAAGGGCAGATGTGGGATCGTGGACCAACGATTCTGCAATTGGCGAGACTGGCTTGAGTCGCGGAGATGGTCAGTGATAAACAGATTGTGGGTGATGCCCCGGTTCAGACCTCGCCGCTCAGATCGAAGGAAGGGAAGGGGCGACAGGGTCTGCGTGGGAGACAGAGGCAGACGGAGGGCGTGGCGGTAGGTGGGACGCAGAGCTCCAAAGTCGAACACTGAAGCTCTTGGTCTGTCTCTGTAGTCAAGTCTCTCAGGGCCTGATCCAGTTCTCTCCAAAATTCGGCGCGAGGCCAACGCGAATTGGCCTTGTAACGCGACAGCCCTTTGATTGGTCGATACTCAATAGTGGGCCCCTCGGCATCTCGGAGATACCCTTCGCCGAATAAGCTCCCAATCGATTGAATTCGCGACTCGTCAGGTCTGGGCTTTGGAAGGAAATATTGTAAGGTCAATCGCCAAAGCTGCGCCAAATCGATTCCCTTTGCATTGTGCTCGCCTGGCCTCGGCGACACTCAATCGCAATGTGAGTATCTCTCCTCGTATTACTGTTGATTCTTGACTAACCAATGTCTTCTAGGGCGTCGGAAATCGGGTTGCTGAGCAAAAGACTGCTCACCACCTGCACCATCCGCAGTCCCTCTCTGCATGCATCACAAGCGTTCCGACAGCCATTATGGGCTCACCCGCGTGCCTTTGCGACCTCTTCAATCCTCTCGGTCCCTCCTCGCTCCGGTTCACGGTCAAACCTTGAAGGCCTGTTCTCCAAGCCCTCCCCGACGAACTACGCCCAaccgccgcctccgccgccggCCGTAGACGCGGCTGCCCCTTCTCAGGAGAAGTCCGATAGTCCCTACGCATACGACGCTACTTCTGACACATTTGATATTTCCAAAATTATCGCCATGGAATCGGATGAATTCCTCAAGAAGCATTACCCCACTAGCAAGCAAGAGCCCGACCTGCGCACACGTCCACAGACTGGTCGAACCGTACACCTTACCAGCAAGACGGACTTGGCCAAGGCGCTGAAGCTTCTAGACTTCAACTGCAGGAAGAACAAGATCAAGAGACAATTCCAATTACAGAAGTTCCATGAGCGCCCAGGAAAGAAGCGTAAGAGACAGAAGAGCGAGAGATGGAGGGCTCGTTTCAAGGAAGGGTTCAAGGCAACAGTGGCGAGAGTCATGGAGCTCAAGAATCAAGGCTGGTAGGAGCGACCCTCAGCATGTGACAATATCCCTGGAGAAGATGTAGCACATGGTGTTTACAAGATGTACAATATGTAGAAATCACAAAGATTTTGTTGTCCCAATGCGTTACTTGGGGTGTTATTAGCGGCTTGAACTCTGTATTTCGAGGGCGCAGAGTGTGTATAGGTGTCTACAGAGATTTCTCAAGTGGTTTCCTGGACGGTGAGGGGGCCGGGCTCGTCTTGATCCTCGGCCGGCTACGGAATACAGCTTCCATGTCTTCAACGGCCATCAACTCCTCGGCAAGTATCGATGCATCGGGGTCCAGCTCCATCGTCTCCTCCTCAACGACGGGGATCTGGCTCTCGGTTCGGGCTCGAGGCCGTGACTTCTTCAGCGATTTTTGTCTGTCCAGTTGTGCTTTTTGGTGGACGGCCTCAAACCCAACCATGCTCTTGCGTGTGCGAGCCACCAGGTCGTCCTCATCAGTCACGCGAATCGTAACTTCCCCAGTCCGGCGATTAGCACTGGCAAAGGATGGTCTCAGGGTCAGCGTGTCATCCTCGTCGTCTGGGTCGTATCTGACGTTACGCGAGGATCGAGCCAATGACAACCGCGTCCGCTCTGCGAGGGACAGGGTATGACGTGGTTTGGAGCGCTTGACAGGTGAGGGGGATGCAACGTCTATGTCCTTCAAGATCTGGTCTGCCAGCTCTTGTGTTGGTGATTTGGGTGGCTCGGGTGAGCTGTCTTCCCTTTCAAACGGAACCTCCGCCTCGCCTTGTTCTTCCAGGGGCGGAGTTGCAATGCGGTTAGGGATCGCCTCCGTAATGTCGTCTTCGTCCGGTAAAGGGGGGGTCGGCGGAGGGATAGCCAGTTCATCTTGCGACTCTGGCGGTAGTAGCAATGGGCTAGGTAGCGGGGCTGGCAGGTCAGAACTGCTGGTGCGGGAAGAAATGCTGATGGCGGGACGTTCGAGACGTCTGAGATGGGGTTCCTGCAGCGACGGACGCCGGGGTAGATTGTTTGTTCCATGCAAATCGTCCTCTAATTCGCTGAGTTCTGAGATGGTCTCGTCTCCGAGGCTTTCCCTCGTAGCCAGAATCCCATCTGGCTTCTCATGTTGGCGAGTCCGTGGGCCCAATGTCTCGGTGAGCTTAACCACAGGCAGAGAGCCTACTTCAGCCAATTCTGCCAGACAGTCATCCAAAAGATTGGAGTAATTCCTTGACAATGAAGTGCTCTTCTTTGCAAGCTGCCTTTTCGGGCTCGTCTTTCCCAGATGCAAGCTCTCATGGGAGTCGAATTCGAGGTCGATACCACGTTTTGCTCTCGTTGGCTGTGACATGTTGGACGTACTGGCTTTGCGTCGTTCGCCGAACATGCCGGCTCGGAATTCCTGCCATCTCGCGAGTCTCTCCCTCTGCGTCCTGACACGGTCGTCCAATTGCTCCAAAAGCCCTGTATCGTGCGTCTCCAACTCGGTAAGTCGGCCAGACTCCAAGCGCCGCCAGATTCTGTCAAAGGGGGCCGACAACAGGCCATCCTTGCGGGCGTTGGAGTCACCGTAGAGAAGAGTCTCCATCCATTTCTCATTCCCAGCCCAGTTCGTTCGCACCGTCCTCCAAGTATCCGACCTGAGATTGTCTGGTAGGTCTCGCGCGCTTGTTATTTCTCGAGCGGATTTGATTTCCTCCTTCCTCCGTGCAATGCCTTTCTCCTTCTGGCTCAACACTTCAGCAAGGTCGCGATATTTTTTCCTGGCCTCATTTTTCTTCCGCATAGCATTGGTAATGGAGGCTCTGTGAGCAAGCGCAAGAGTCACAAGCTCCGTCCGTTCGGCACTGTAACCCCGATTTTCTAACGCAACTTGCTGGGCGATGGCTGGATACTCGTGCTCGGTTTCTGTCACTTCGGCCACCATCTTTTTCAAAACGGCGGACGAGAATACGGCAAGAACTTCTTCCAATCTCTCCCCTTTGCATTCATCTAGCATGGTCTTGCGAACCACGGCGTCTCGTCCGAGGACTCCATTCTTCTTGGCCTGGTCGAGGCTTCGCAGGAGGGCAGCTCGTAGGTTCATGGATTGAACATGGTCTCTGGGCGGAAAGAAGGGTTGAAGCTTCTGTAAACCACCAAAGATTAGCAGAGTCCAGGACACACGCTATTTGCACATACATTCCGCGCCTCTTCCGGGTCCCAGAGCACAAAGAGCTGGTAGAGAGTCCATTCTACGCAGTGGATGCGCTTTTTCTGCACAGAGAAAGTCTGCGCATCGAAGTCTGGCCAGTCTGGGAACGAGGTAAAGTCCAACAAGCGAAGGTTGGTCAAAAAGAGGGAGGCATTGGTGGTAGGCGCGGTACTCGTAGATATCGAGGCGTTGAGGGGTGCGCTCAGGGTCTTGGTCGACGGGCCCGATCGCGGTTGGCGTGACCGTGCAAGCAGAGAATTGGGTGGCAGAGTCGCCATGACGACATTTTGCTTTCAAGAAGCGGCCTCGAAGAATCAAAGTTGACTCTTGTCTTGCGTCTCCCTTCGGATGGAGTATAGGGGGGATGTCATCTACGCAGGCGCGTGTCGCATTGAATCGGTTCCAAATGCAGGCAGCGCATTTGTTGTGTTGATGGTGGGGAGGAAACGGCGGTGGAGGGATCAGCCCAGCCCAGCAACGCTTTAGCGCGCCAGGGGTCCCCAGAATCTCGGTTAGCGGTTGACTGCCTGCGCTATCAGTGGCACGTCAAGGCTCCGCCTGGCCTATCTGTCCTCACCTTAGTCCACCTCGACTCGCCTTGCACCAACTCATGCGCGGTGTAATTACATTGTCCCAGCTTCAAGGTGAGCGGACTGTTTCTTTTCTCTTACGAAGATGCTCGCTCCAGGCTCGCAGAGACTGGGCTTTGCAAACATTTCAGAGTCAGTAGCAGACTCGTTGAGATTT
This is a stretch of genomic DNA from Colletotrichum lupini chromosome 10, complete sequence. It encodes these proteins:
- a CDS encoding UDP-galactose transporter, translating into MAPNNFARRRYARITAGIVLAMLVCQNAASILLQHKVQSRPQDNSARYEPLSAVVLSEALKLFISLGGAAWAYNNTEDRSAITSGFLDYVRSGHDNAAIPAFLYTLSATSQSFGAYHLSILPYLMLSQVKLILTPIFSKTLLKQTLHPHQWVCLVIMAAGIVMVQVGSLPSSLSDVNSSDAGKDRAFGIVAMLVAGCCSAFAGVYMEAVLKSSDRSFMVRNAQLAAYGCLCALGGFLWQSDFSAKGFFLGYTTLVWDFVLLQAMGGFLVSWAVRVSSTIAKNYAQSLGFLSASTIPLLSSPHALSFELYSGIAMVLGGVFGSLWKTEMPVDSKVDSDERPKEGSIV
- a CDS encoding glucose N-acetyltransferase yields the protein MFISTKRAVALTCAIFVFVFLTGYQSIKYNFIPNPLQNVLKNGTFNSSGSLAELKPFWTTEQLEPRFAYVQYATDIHYLCNAVINFNRLHRFGAKHDQVLIFPKTWVEGDSKEAKAIKTIQKALPDLDLRPFGLLSTHKGEATWSKSLTKFHAFDLTDYTRVLAFDSDSQVLNNMDHYFLAPMAAVAVPRAYWLNEKDTPVVKQVLGSHVMLIEPNKSRYDKIVSEALKSGDFDMEVMNHMFKDSAMILPHRRLALLTGEFRAKEHQKYLAPDDDEEWNAMAEVSRAYLVHFSDWPLPKPWLSRSDAQWKAALPDCPDDEEDKPDRPRCADRVMWEGFYEDYENDKKRYCKSWL